tttagatttatagtgaaatttaaaaattaatgaagcagAAAATCAAAGCATTGTAGAGCATTTTAATCAGCTATGAAGTACCACAACTGCAACGATAAGATTTTTAACttaacaaattaattttgttcatttgcCTAATTACTTCCTATAGCACAAAACAACTGAAAGTTTAGGTATAAGCCCACGCTTAAACCCATTGCTGAAGTAGGGCACAATTTCCAAGATTTTCTTTGcaggataaaaagaaattttatggaattttaataataaatagagCTAATAACAAAAAGAGCCTAGGGCTTTTCAGACATGCTATGTCTTCACTCTTTGATGTCCTCAGGAgctgaaagaatttaaaaggCTGGATTCAGTTCTATCTGTTTATGTCTGACCTCATGCAAAAAGGATTTGTTTCCACTGGTTCTAGTTTTCCACTAGAAACATGGAATACCTGTCAGAGCACTTGCTGGAAGCTGGTATGAGTTAGCAAAAGCTCTCTGGTGGCTGGAAAGACTGTGTAGGTTATAAGGAGTTATCAAGAAGTTGCCAAGTTAGGAGATAAGGAGTTATCAAGAAGTGACATTGATAGACACAAGAAGAGCAGTAcataatttagaaattatttaaaagtcaGGCAAATGAGCTACGGATCTGGAAAAACAttaaaccccccccccaaaacaaaacaaaacaaaacaaaacaaaacaaaaaaacaaacaaacaaaaaaaaaaaaaaaccccaccaagtAATAAATGCAGCTAACCAAAGAGAATACCAAATAAATTACTAGTAAAATTCAGAGATTACTTTGAAGAGCAGCAGGTGTGGAGCAGAGAGAACAGCCACACATAAGAAACACCGCAGAACCCAAACTGTAAATGTAGCAAAGGGCAGAGGAACAGGACGTCCTGTGGTGCTGGGTAGAAGATAAGCACAGGGTAGAatattgctgctgcagctttcacTGAGTCAGTCATGCACCAGGGCAGTGCTGACAAAGAAGTACCAAGAGAATCACAGATTCAACtagattggaaaagacttctgaaaCCATCGAGTCCAATTGATGACCCAACACCCCTTGTCCATCAGAGCACGGCGCTGAGTGGCTGTGGTCCTCggtgccatggtctggttgagTTAATGGTGTTGGGTCACAGGTTggatctcagaggtcttttccaacctagctgattctgtgattccttgaCATGAGCCGCAAGGGGAATGATTTCAGACGGGGCTCGGAGGGCTCGCTCCCCCGAAGGGGAGGCAGCGCGCTGGTTTGGCCTGGCGGGCAGAGTCAATCTCCTGAGCAGTGCCTGGTAAGGGGCTCTTTTGTCAAAGCCTTCAGGGAGCACAGTGGCTGCCACTGCCAAGGCTCAGGGGGTGTTTCTGTCCCTCCGGAAGAAAAAACCCCGCAACTCCGGCACGGCCCGGGCGGACGGCGCCGGGATCCCTgcctgggccgggctggggcgcGGCCTCCGCGCGTCCCTGAGGGagccgcgggggcggggccgccgccgggGTTTGTCCCTTGGCGGCCGCCGTACGGAGCACGCCTCCCGCTGCCGGCCCGCGCGCTTTCGGAGCGCCATGAGCCTGTGGGCCGACAAGCACCGGCCCGGCGCCCTCGCCCGCCTCGACTTCCACCGCGAGCAGGCGGCGCGGCTCCGCAACCTGGTCAGTGAGGCacgggctctgctctgcccggcgccgccgcgCTCCGGCGGCCTCCCCGCCGGACTTTGCCCGGGGCCCCGGCGGTCTCCAGGTCCTCTCGGTCCTCTCCTCCCCGCAGCGAGAATCCCCCCGGAGTCGGCATTGCACCTGAATAAGGGGGGAGACTTTACTGTGCGGGTGAccgagcactggaacagattgctcaGACTGGCTGTGAAATCTCCGTCACTGGAGATAGTCGGGAACCACCTGGATGCAATCCTGTACCCTGTGCTCTGGGGAGTTGGACCAATGTGGTCCGTTCCGACCCGACCCATGCTATAACTGGGAGTCCTTCCGGGCCCGCAGCGCTGCTTCTGTGGGGCCGGGGTCGGCAGCTTTCCCTCCGTGCAGGCCCTGCCTTTCCGAGGAGCACCCGTGCCGCGGGAAGGTGTCCCGGCGTCGCGCCCTGCTTGGGAGCGAGGCCTTAGTGCCGAGGGAAAGGCTGCGGGGGAATCAGTGGCTCGACTCTTTCGGGAGTGGTGTGCACGTGTTCTTCCTGCTGGTTTCAGTGTCCCCGAGAACAGGGCTTGGCTTCTTTGCCTAATGTTAGGAGAAATTTTTGAAGCGAGCAGCTGGGAATGAAAGTCAGGGCTGCTTCCCCTGCCAGATGTGCCGACTGGCACATTCACTTCCTCAGGGATGAGTGATATCTACCTAATGTAAGTGCTTTCTGTGGGGTATGATCAGATCTGCTCCAAGTCATGCTTTTTAGCTTTCTAGGAAATAAACTTCTCAAcgtgtgcatatatatatatatatgtaatatatgtatgtgtgtgtatttataactatatatataaGCATCTGCTTTAAACTTTGTTTCAACCCTTTTTTTCTATGTGTTTCTCACAGTTTTCACTCTAGTAACTGTGGGAAGTATATAAATGTTGgagtggggtttttggggtttgttttgttggtttgcgTGGGGTGTTTTTTGAGCAGTGAGGTATTTGAAGTTAAACGAGTTGCACATGGCTGTCAGAAAAATATGATGTTCTATAGAAATGTtgctgcagggaaggatttcAGTAGTTTTAATTCTAGGTGCTATGTTGTGATGGAGctggaaaagacatttaatgTAAATTTGGATGCAGATGGAAGGATAAGTGACCTTCTAAGGAAAATACTGTGGTAGCTGACTgatcttgtttctttttttgttcaggTTCAATGTGGTGACTTTCCTCATCTGTTGGTGTATGGACCAtcaggagctggaaaaaagaCAAGAATAATGTGTTTGTTAAGGGAATTATATGGTGCAGGAGTGGAGAAACTGAGGATTGAGCATCAGAGTATAAcggtaaaaaaaaatctcccatcCTGTGAAGTAATGTGGAAATACTGGCATATTTCTGTTGTGAGAcctttgtatttatttgagttttaaaaattattttttattttgcactcAGAATCTTCAACCTTTTTATGTAATTAATCATATCAGTTTGGTTatagaaacaaattattttccagatgtTCTTTAGTCCTTCAAGATGTGGGGTTCTCTCTTGTTTTCTATGCCTGGTTGGCTGTTCTTTTGTTCatagtgggttttttaatttattgtttaCAGTTCAGTTTGGACAATAGCAtctctgctgttgctgttttacAGGCTGGATAATGTGtcagtattcttttttttctttggaggCGGGGCTGGGACCGTAAGAGATAAGCAAGTCTGTGTCTTCGGAATTCCTTGATCTTTGAGACTCTTGGTTTTCCTGTGACTTAGCCAGGTGTAAGCTCTAAGAGATTTTTAGAACACTTTCTGAAACTTAATATGCTTATTTTCTATGTAGGCACCTTCTAAGAAGAAGATTGAAATTAGCACCATTGCAAGTAATTATCACCTTGAAGTTAACCCAAGGTAAGTGTGCAGTAAAAATGCCTCACTTTAAAGATAAGCCACTGGCTGTGTTGTGAGTCCCTTCAGCCTGGGTATATGAGGGACTGATTGCCTGATTTGTTGCCTGAGCAAGTTAGGTAATGGTCTATGGGTTTGGTCTGCAAATGAGAGCAGGGAGAtgatttttaattgaaaaactctgaataaacaaaaatttgGATTGCTGTGTACTTAGGTAGAAATGTTCTGTTTAACTGGCTACATAAGCATACTGATGTTGAGGAATGGGCACTAGAGACAATTCTGGATTGACAGATTTCACCATTTCAGTTGAAATTAAGAGCTTCTGGTGGAACTAAACACCTCCGTATCGTTAGTTTTctcacaaatacaaaaattaagggatttgaaagaaagaaagcctTACCCTGTAACTCTCCAAATAAAGTGTTCAGAGCATGGGAAAGACCACCACAAAATACTGTGGATCCTGAGGTCAGATActgatttaaaaacagaaactcTAGTGGGAGCTATCTACATCTTCTTTGGCAGTTATGAAATTGCAGTTATGAAGTGTTCGGAGAtccaaagcaaatatttgtatttaccTGAAACCACATAACGTTGCTTTTAATCACAATGAGTGAATGTCATTGTGCACTGGGAGCTGTTGGTTACTGCTAAACCATAGCTCATGCTGCCTTGTGTTATAGAAGTTATTTTACACTGCCAGGTCTCCTTTAGGAACTCATTCTTCAGCTAATCTGTGTATTGATTAGTGAGTAACTGCTGGTGTTCTAATACAGACACAAATAATTATCAGCTAATTACCAATAAAAGCTGAAACTTATTGGTAATCACTGTTTTGAATATGTAATTTTGGTGATATCAAATGTGTGACCATTCAATCCAGCTCTGATAACCTGAAACTACTAACACTTTTCCTGTTACTCTGTATAGAGTACTTAGAGCttgaaacataaaataattatatttcaatttaaatacaaaagtgCTGATTTTTGATTAAGGATTAATATCCTGATTTTTAGGCTTTCAGTCACTGAGCAATTGTCATGTTTATGTCTGATAAGATAGTAAACCTCTGTACTGTGCAATGACCTATGAATTTTGACTGAATTATAACAATGGTGAAGTCATGTGCATCTTGAGTAACATGGAATGGGGTGAATGGCTAACAGGGAGAGGAAGTGAATTTCTGGGAAGGACTCTGCAGAATAAAACTCCACATCTACATGTCAGACATCCTATTACGTGGTTAGGCTTAATTGTTCTTTCCATAATGAGCAAGAAGGCGTGTACTTGTTCAACTGTGTGGCCTTGTTCAAACTAGGTAAAAAAAGTTTAGGTTTCTCATTTGAAGAAAACAAGTTCTATTTTAATGagttaataaaacatttaacaATGGTTTTACTACATTTGAATAAAGTGCTACTAACCCAATTGTGCCTGCATAAactttgggttgtttttgttaCAGAGGAGGTAACTTCCAACAAAGTATATGGCTATTAGTTTAATTCTAACTCAGCAGCTTTTGAATTCTTTTGTTATTCTTATTCATTTAGTTGACTTTTGGGGGATGTATTTTATATGGAATATaaagttgttttaaaacaagATTTATTCAAATTCCTGGACAGTGATGCAGGAAACAATGACCGTGTGGTAATTCAGGAGCTCTTGAAGACAGTGGCACAGTCCCAACAGCTTGAGACAAGTACTCAACGAGATTTTAAAGGTGAGTAAAACAGTTAAAACCAatcaaaatacctttttaaacATGGGGAGATTTCAGTTCACTGTTTTGTTTGTACCTGTATATTGCATGAAGATTGTACAGTCAAAAAGGCACGCAGGTAATcttaatctttattttcctgcctgTGGAACCATGCTGCCTTTTTCTGTGTGTTATTACTTATTTTGGTGTTATTGCTTGTAtgtcaaaagtatttttttcttagaaagaTTTGATATTAATACAGAGCCTCACTATGTTTAATCCTTTTTTCAGTGGTGCTGTTAACAGAAGTTGACAAACTTACAAAAGACGCTCAGCATGCTTTGCGAAGAACAATGGAGAAGTACATGGCGACCTGCAGGTTGATCCTGTGCTGTAATTCAATGTCAAAAATTATAGGACCCATTCAAAGCAGATGCCTGGCTGTACGAGTGCCTGCTCCTAGTATTGAAGATGTATGTTGAAACATAAGCAAAAATAAGTTACTATAAAATTCTTATTAGATAAGTTCTTGCTGTGgacttatattttatttttacataatgACCTAGTTTTCCTTTGTGTTGGATGATATGCCAAGCACGTCTTATGAAAGACTGGTCTATCTCTGGTCCAGAAATCTTTCTAACAGGAGAAATCTGTAGGTGCTGAACACTTTGCTAAGTGTTGCACTCGCTGCTATCTGTTTTCTGTCTAGATCTGCCATGTCTTGTCCAGTGTGTGTAAGAAAGAAGGCCTGACTCTTCCTCAGGAACTGGCTCAAAGGATTGCAGAGAAATCTGGCAGGAATCTTCGGAAGGCACTACTTATGTGTGAGTCATGCAGAGTACAACAGTAAGTCACTgcaaaaattaatgtaaattttattgTCAGACACATAAATGACCTTGCTTCTTATGCCTTGTTAAAATAGGCAACAATTTGCTTATATTGTAATCTCTAAAAAGATAGTATTTTTTAGGTATCCTTTTACTGCTGATCAAGACATTCCTGAGATGGACTGGGAAGTTTATTTGAGAGAAACTGCAAATGCTATTGTTGGTCAACAGACACCACAAAGGTGGGTGAATGCACTTGTTAAGAGCTGTAAATGATATTTTCCATCTGTGGTATCTAAAAAAAAGAGTTGTATTCAAAAATGTTGTGTCTCCAGTAATGTGtaattttctatatttctacTGGAGCTGGTACTTTGCAGCCAGAGGAGTTGAGCTTTAAAATTGTCAGAGAAGACTGAATGAGTATCAGGAACTGAAGAACTGTTGCTTTTCCCTATCAAAGCTTAATAATCTAAAGTGACCATAGGCTTAGTTGCATGTTGTGTTTCCtggtttggtgggtttttttggtgtggggCTGGTGGGTGTGTATGGTCGTTCTGGTTTGTTTGGCTTACGTAAAGTTTCTCTTTGACCATCTTTAGCATAAAGCACCTTTGTAAAAGAACTGGAAGTGAAAAACCGTTGCTTTTTTTGAGCACATCAGGAGATGACTCCTGTGTCTATCACACTGTCATACCCAAAGCCTGATCCTTTTAGCCTGTTCCATGTATTACTTGCACAAGATGTCATTTAAATGCTTGTAGCATCCGCccttctgttttcaaaagctGAGCGTTGGCTAATTGTGTCAGCTCTGCCACCTAATTGTCTTACCTGTTCTTATAAacaatgaagacagaaaaacagcatAAAGGAACTTTCTGGCTGTAGTAAATTGTGTGTCTCCTCACTAGTCTTAAGCATGAATAACTTAAATATGAAGAATTAAAGGGAAACAATCCTGAGACAAATTATAATAGCCCTGTAGCTTCTAGATTAACTGAGACCATTGTAACTAGAGTATGTGTCATTTATATTTTGAGTAAAAGGTGATATGCGGCCTTTGAATTGAAATTGACTCATGGAatgcttttggttttaaaataacacccaaaactaaaagcaaaaaagaaacgTTGCTTGGATTGCCTCTTTTCCTGCAGTGTATTTCACTAGTTGTGAAAAGACATTAGTATGCTTTGGGATCATGCTTCTCATATTTTGTGGTGTCTTTCCAACAGGCTTTT
This sequence is a window from Vidua chalybeata isolate OUT-0048 chromosome 2, bVidCha1 merged haplotype, whole genome shotgun sequence. Protein-coding genes within it:
- the RFC3 gene encoding replication factor C subunit 3; this translates as MSLWADKHRPGALARLDFHREQAARLRNLVQCGDFPHLLVYGPSGAGKKTRIMCLLRELYGAGVEKLRIEHQSITAPSKKKIEISTIASNYHLEVNPSDAGNNDRVVIQELLKTVAQSQQLETSTQRDFKVVLLTEVDKLTKDAQHALRRTMEKYMATCRLILCCNSMSKIIGPIQSRCLAVRVPAPSIEDICHVLSSVCKKEGLTLPQELAQRIAEKSGRNLRKALLMCESCRVQQYPFTADQDIPEMDWEVYLRETANAIVGQQTPQRLLEVRGRLYELLTHCIPPEIIMKGLLTELLNNCDGQLKGEVAQMAAFYEHRLQLGSKAIYHLEAFVAKFMAIYKKFMEDGLDDIMF